One Clavelina lepadiformis chromosome 1, kaClaLepa1.1, whole genome shotgun sequence genomic region harbors:
- the LOC143444254 gene encoding 5-hydroxytryptamine receptor 1A-like → MYLYITTTEENWFGNATSIPLKEESASHAVPASTVIVAIVLMVITTGSALGNMLVLWAIKNDKSLHSPANFLIGSLAITDLLVAFLIMPFSALYEILDTWVFGDVFCQIWTATDIACCTASILHLCVIALERHQSISNAVRYFSERRRHTVAPKVMVVWILAMCISVPPILGWKPSSTFEFRNLVIEPERNHTYEKPQCKVGHDPGYTVYATLGSFYIPLILLLVVYGRIYFNIRKYVKRTQSRSKLSSVRSEESFSLRWKDSTNKRASLLQSKKSSQCGVSVTENSPKFKPTNRSEDLQCHVSNLTFNAPPVSLPGSHKSIPKSKQLGRKYAMGEISLEQKTDNITSAKTTNSVFTGATIHGRKRKLCRQGAVDHLFPIAEGSYHSNVRHSVPQQDKFKSKCTSPDFLRRKSVSNNRPTRRYSEGDLSPNDFRACVTRPRTQTTGGRVRFLDDIKLSQKRAISKLASNSFKSDVTNTTLSEIEMFDERRLRLTRKTSPRSNRFNSRNRHQHIQYKKISTCCFFWQKKTAGSIHQQHLLQQSSISPMLRYSLSLRSKIKVLKAREIRAIRTLGTIVGAFVLCWLPFFVITLAVPFCTCVIPRPLKSVVLWLGYCNSFLNPIIYGAFNREFHAAFKKIVGKPLTVFCKRNSNSYEI, encoded by the exons aTGTATCTTTATATAACTACAACGGAAGAAAACTGGTTTGGCAACGCTACATCCATTCCACTAAAGGAAGAATCAGCAAGTCATGCTGTACCTGCGA GTACGGTGATTGTGGCCATTGTCTTGATGGTAATCACCACTGGATCCGCTTTGGGAAATATGCTTGTGTTGTGGGCGAtcaaaaatgataaaagtcTTCACTCTCCAGCCAATTTCCTCATTGGTTCTCTTGCTATTACAGATTTGCTGGTCGCTTTTCTTATCATGCCCTTTAGTGCTCTTTATGAG ATATTGGATACTTGGGTGTTTGGTGATGTTTTTTGCCAAATATGGACAGCCACTGACATAGCATGCTGTACAGCTTCAATACTACATCTCTGTGTTATTGCGTTGGAGCGCCACCAATCTATAAGCAACGCTGTGCGCTATTTTTCAGAAAGAAGACGCCATAC CGTAGCACCCAAGGTGATGGTTGTGTGGATCTTGGCCATGTGTATAAGTGTACCACCTATTCTTGGATGGAAACCATCATCTACCTTTGAATTTCGAAACCTGGTTATTGAGCCTGAACGCAATCACACATATGAAAAACCTCAGTGCAAA GTTGGCCACGATCCTGGATACACTGTATATGCGACACTTGGTTCCTTTTACATTCCACTTATCCTGCTTCTTGTTGTTTATGGAAGAATATATTTCAACATACGAAAATACGTTAAAAGGACACAGTCGAGGTCTAAGTTGTCATCTGTCCGTTCTGAAGAGTCATTTTCGCTGCGGTGGAAAGATTCAACCAACAAGCGCGCGTCTCTACTGCAATCAAAGAAATCCTCGCAATGTGGTGTTAGCGTAACGGAAAATTCGCCAAAATTTAAACCAACCAATCGAAGCGAGGACTTGCAATGCCATGTTTcgaatttaacttttaatgcaCCACCAGTTTCTCTACCTGGTAGTCACAAAAGCATTCCCAAGAGTAAACAGCTTGGTCGCAAATATGCTATGGGAGAAATTTCTCTTGAACAAAAGACTGACAACATTACTTcggcaaaaacaacaaattccGTTTTCACTGGCGCCACTATCCATGGACGGAAAAGGAAGCTCTGTCGGCAGGGGGCAGTAGATCACTTATTTCCAATAGCAGAAGGTTCATATCATAGTAATGTGCGTCATTCCGTACCTCAGCAAGACAAGTTTAAAAGCAAATGTACCTCGCCGGATTTTTTACGGAG GAAGTCGGTTTCAAATAACCGCCCGACCAGAAGGTATTCAGAGGGTGACCTATCACCAAACGACTTCCGCGCATGCGTGACTAGACCTCGAACCCAAACAACTGGCGGAAGGGTGCGATTTTTAGATGACATAAAGTTATCCCAGAAACGagcaatttcaaaacttgcAAGCAACAGTTTTAAAAGCGATGTGACAAACACAACACTTTCTGAAATAGAAATGTTTGATGAGCGACGCTTACGACTGACCAGGAAGACGAGTCCACGCAGTAATCGTTTCAACTCAAGAAATAGGCACCAacatatacaatacaaaaaaatatctaCGTGTTGCTTTTTTTGGCAGAAAAAAACTGCTGGCAGCATTCACCAGCAACATTTGTTGCAGCAAAGCAGCATTAGCCCTATGCTTAGATACTCCCTTAGCCTGAGATCCAAAATAAAGGTGTTGAAAGCAAGGGAGATTCGGGCAATTCGTACTTTAGGGACAATCGTTGGGGCTTTTGTATTGTGCTGGCTACCCTTTTTTGTTATCACACTAGCTGTGCCGTTTTGTACATGTGTTATACCTCGCCCACTAAAAAGCGTCGTTCTTTGGCTAGGCTATTGCAACTCTTTTCTTAATCCTATTATATATGGTGCTTTTAATCGAGAATTCCATGCTgcctttaaaaaaatagttgGGAAACCATTAACAGTCTTCTGCAAACGTAACAGCAATTCTTATGAAATTTGA